One window of Dermacentor albipictus isolate Rhodes 1998 colony chromosome 9, USDA_Dalb.pri_finalv2, whole genome shotgun sequence genomic DNA carries:
- the LOC139049586 gene encoding protein Hikeshi gives MSIFGAIVTGRLVQTDFQTVDQTKFLINIPDPDSINHIVVFLTGTQPFPEGFGGAVYFCYPSPEAVGNWQLLGFISNAKPSAIFRISKHRKECSEMHAFSAHGFSSVAQLGISVEPLAQIQFQASPLGDASAVDSHTDFCTKMAESLFNHLASYGGSVSVPTHPGDSFFPMRALEQWYSNFRRRLEQNPNFWKGTQ, from the exons ATGAGCATCTTCGGGGCGATCGTAACGGGACGCCTG GTGCAGACGGATTTCCAGACCGTCGACCAGACCAAGTTTCTCATCAACATCCCCGATCCCGACAGCATCAACCACATAGTGGTCTTCCTCACGGGCACACAACCCTTCCCAGAGGGCTTTGGCGGCGCAG TGTACTTCTGCTACCCCAGCCCCGAAGCGGTAGGCAACTGGCAGCTTCTTGGCTTCATCTCCAATGCCAAGCCCAGTGCAATCTTCCGGATCTCCAAGCACAGAAAAG AGTGTTCGGAGATGCACGCATTCTCGGCGCACGGCTTCAGCAGCGTGGCCCAGCTGGGCATCTCGGTCGAGCCACTGGCCCAGATCCAGTTCCAGGCGTCTCCCTTGGGAGACGCGTCGGCCGTCGACTCGCACACCGACTTTTGCACCAAGATGGCCGAGAGCCTCTTCAACCACCTGGCCTCGTACGGGGGCTCCGTCAGTGTGCCCACCCATCCGGGCGACAGCTTCTTCCCCATGCGGGCGCTTGAGCAGTGGTACTCCAACTTCCGGCGCCGACTCGAGCAGAACCCTAATTTCTGGAAGGGCACACAATAA